Within Microbacterium proteolyticum, the genomic segment CGCGAGAGACACCTTCGCGGCCAGGTGGACGACGGCGTCGACCCCGTCTACGGCGGCGGCCGTGGCATCCGGGTCGGTCACCGAGCCGAGGTGGTCCTCGGCGCCGGGCACCCCCGACGGGCGCCGCTGCAGTGTCCGGACCACGTGGCCGGCGTCCTGCAGCGCGCGGACGACGGCGCGACCGAGGAAGCCGGACGCGCCGGTGGCGAGGACTCTCACGGCGCCGTCGGCTTCTCGCCGGCGAGCACGCGCTCGGCCCACCGCGCGAGGCGCGAGCGGTCGATCTTGGAGTTGTGGCGGATGTCCGTCGGCAGCGCGGGCACGACGAGCACGGCCGCGATCGGCAGCGCGGTCGCGGCCCGCACGACCTCGGTCAGACCCGCGGATGCCACGCCCGGGCGCCGCACGGCCGGGTCCCGTTCGATCACCACGGCGATCACCTGGCGTCCGACCGGACCGACCCCGACGGCGGCGGCGCGGACGACACCGGGTGCCGCCTCGACGTCCTGCTCGATGCCGACCGGCGTGACCGGGCCTTCGGAGGTCGTGATGACGTGGGGGAGCCGCCCCTCGATCCAGAGCCGTCCGGCCGTGTCGAGGTGGCCGACGTCGCCGGTGCGATGCCACCGGCCCCGGAGGTCGTCGAGATCGCGCGTCGCCTCGCGGTCGGTGAGGTGGAGCCGGAAGTAGCCGCGCTTGAGGTGCGGCGCGCTGATCACGACCTCGCCCGTGACCCCGGCGTCGGTCGTGGGGGTTCCGGTGGCGCGCCCCCGGGCGTCGAGCGCCGCGATGCGGACGCGGCCCCGACCGATGGGCGCCCCCACGCACACGCCGCGATCGGCGGAGGCGTCGGCCTCCTCGATCTCGGGCAGCGTGACGTCCGCGACGAGCAGGCACTCCGTCATCCCGTACGGCGTGTGGGCGGTCGCGTTCGGCATGAGGCGCTGCGCCTGGCGCAGCAGGGGGGTCCCGACGGGCGCCCCGGTGGACAGGAACGTGCGCACGCGCTCGAGCGCCGCCCGTTCCTCGGACCCCAGCGCGTCGGCGCTGGCAACCACGTTGCGGACGGCGGCGGGGGAGAGGAAGACGATGCCCGCGTCCGAGGCTCGGACGGCGGCGGCGACCGCGGATGCCGTGAGCGTGCGCGGCGCGGACACGTCCATGTCGGGGGTCGCCGAACGCGTGCCGAGGGCCGGGCCCAACAGCGCGAAGGGGGCGAAGCCCGTCACGAGTCCGGTGTCGGGGCCGACGTCGAAGTGCTCCGCGAGGGCGTTCCGCAGCGACGAGAGCTGGCGATGCGTGTACACGGCGCCCTTCGCGGGTCCCGTGGACCCGGACGTGAAGAGGATCGCGGCATCCGCGTCGGCGTCCGGCGGGACGGGGAGCGCCCGACCGCGGCCCGCCCGGGCGATCTCGGCGAGACTCGCCTCGACCCCGAGGGCGCGCATCGCGGCGGCGGGGAGGGCCGCGGCCGCGATGCGGCGTCCCGGCCAGCCGAGCGCGCGCGCGGCGGCGAGCCCCGCGAGCTCGCCGATGACGACGTCGGGCACGGCCCCGCGGACGGCGCGGGACAGCCCCCGGATGCCGAGACCCCGGTCGGCCACGACGACGACGGCGCCGATGCGCAGGCACGCGTACAGCACGGCGGTGAGCGTGGGGCCCGGGGGGACGAGCAGCGAGACGCGGTCGCCCGCGCGGACGCCGAGGACGTCGAGACCCGCGGCGAGCTCGTCCACGCGGGCGGCGAGCTGTCGCCAGCTCACCCGCAGCGGGGCGTCGGCGGAGCCGCTGGCCATGTCGATGACCGCGACGTCGTCGTCCGCGCGGCGCGCCTCGAGGGCCTCCCACAGGGGCGCGGGCGCCGGGGTGTCGTCGACGTGCGTCGGGGACGCGGCATCCGCGCCGGCCGAGACGCGGTGATCGAGCCAGTCCAGCACCGCGTCGGCGTACGGACGCTCCTCGGCCAGCAGGTGCCCCGCGCCCTCGAAGCGGTGGACGTCGGCGTGCGGCAGACGGTCGACGAGGTCGTCGAGGTGAGCCTCGAGGAACACCGGGTCCTTCGGGCCGCGGAGCAGAAGGGCGGGGACGTCGAGGTCGCGCAGCCCTGCGGAGAGGCTCCGCAGCGCCGGGGTGCTCTCGTCGTCCGCGGTGGCCGGGATGTCGGCGACGAATCCCCCGACGCCTCGTCGGCGCGCCACGGTGGCGTACGGTGCGCGGAACGCCGCGCGCACCGCGGGGTCGAGGTCGGCGAGCGCGAGCGTCGTGTCGAGGAACGCCGTCGTCCCCGTCGTGCCCGCAGCGAGCACGCCGCGCGCGGTCGCGACGCGCAGCGGGAACGGCAGCGGCGCGTCCTCCGCGTGGTGCACGGCGGTGTTGAGCGCGATGACGGCGGCCAGGCGCGCGGGATTGCGCACGGCCCAGCCGAGCGACACCGGCCCGCCCCAGTCGTGGCCGATGGTCACGATCGGACCCGGGATGCCGAGGGCCTCGATCAGGCCGGAGAGGTCGGCGATGCGCTGAGCGAGCGTACGACGCAGGTCGGTCCGGTCGGAGAAGCCCATCTCCAGCTGGTCCACGGCGACGACGCGCCACGCGGGAGCCCCCGCCTCGGCCCGCGCGAGGGACGCGTTCACGAGCGCGCGCCACAGGTACGACCAGGTCGGGTTGCCGTGCACCGCGACGATCGTTCCCTGGGCGACGATCCCGCGATCGGCGAGCGCGTCGCCGGTGTCGAGGATGTGCCACGTACGACGGTGGCCGGCGTCGGCCGCGGTGCCCTCCACTTCGACCAGGCGCGACAGGGCGGGATCGAGGCCGGGGAGCCCGGCCGGGGGAAGGGTCGCGGACAGGCCGGTGACCGTCACCAGGCCAGCTCCAGCATCCCGGTGTTCAGCCCGGAGCCCACTCCCATCAGCAGCACGCGGTCGCCGCGGCGCAGGGTCTTCTGCTCCTCGGCCAGGGTGATCGGGATGGAGGCGGGCCCCACGTTCCCCAGGTGCGGGTAGGTGACGGGGACGCGGCCACGGTCGAGCTTGGCGGCCCGGACGATCGCGGAGGTGTGCACCGACGACACCTGATGGGTGATGTACCGGTCCATGCCCGTCCAGGAGAACTCTCCCCGGGCTTCCTTCCATGCCGAGACGACGAGGTCGAGACCGCCCTTGAGCAGAGCCTTCGCGTCGGTGAACATGCCGTCGACGCTGCCGACGCAGAGGTCGTAGAACTGGGTCGCGGCGCGCGTCACGCCCCCGACGATCCGGTGGCCCTCGGGGTGGTCGCTCGCGCGGCCGAGTACCGCGGCGGCCGCGCCGGAGCCGAGCGTCAACGACGCGAACTCCTGCATGAACGCATCCCGGTCGAGGTCCTCCCGCACGAGGCGGTTGATCGTGTTGACCTGGATCTCGTCGGCATCCTCGCCGTTGACGATGAGGGCGTACTTGACCTGGCCGGACTGGATCATCCCGGCGGCCAGGCTCATCCCGTTGATGAATCCGAGGCAGGCGTTGGCGACGTCGAAGTTGATCGCCGAGCTCGGCAGCCCGAGCCCGTGGTGCAGTCGCACCGCCACCGACGGCTCGAGGTGCTTGCGGGTGACCGAGGTGTTGATGATGAGGCCGATCTCGCTCGGATCGACTCCCGCCTCGGCGAGCGCCTGCTTGCCCGCGGCGATCGTCGCCTCGTCGGACGACTCTCCCTCGGCCCAGTTGCGCCGCTCCACCACTCCCGCGACGCGTCGCAGCAGTCCGGGCTTGAGCTTCAGTCGCGACAGGGCCGGCGCCAGCCTCTCTTCGATGTCGTCGGAGGTGGTCACGCGGCTGGGCAGCACGCTGGCCACCGAGACGAGGGCCACATCGTCGAAGCGAGTGGTGGCGTTTCCTGGCAAGAGAGCTCCCGCATCCTGTGCGTAGACGGCCGAGCCGCGCGCGGAGGGACACGCCGGCGGCTGGAAGGGTACCCCCCAGGATAAGCCGCGACGTATGCGACCGGCTGCATGGGGAGTGTGTGCTACGCCAGCGGATGCCGAGTTCGTCGCCGTC encodes:
- a CDS encoding alpha/beta fold hydrolase: MTVTGLSATLPPAGLPGLDPALSRLVEVEGTAADAGHRRTWHILDTGDALADRGIVAQGTIVAVHGNPTWSYLWRALVNASLARAEAGAPAWRVVAVDQLEMGFSDRTDLRRTLAQRIADLSGLIEALGIPGPIVTIGHDWGGPVSLGWAVRNPARLAAVIALNTAVHHAEDAPLPFPLRVATARGVLAAGTTGTTAFLDTTLALADLDPAVRAAFRAPYATVARRRGVGGFVADIPATADDESTPALRSLSAGLRDLDVPALLLRGPKDPVFLEAHLDDLVDRLPHADVHRFEGAGHLLAEERPYADAVLDWLDHRVSAGADAASPTHVDDTPAPAPLWEALEARRADDDVAVIDMASGSADAPLRVSWRQLAARVDELAAGLDVLGVRAGDRVSLLVPPGPTLTAVLYACLRIGAVVVVADRGLGIRGLSRAVRGAVPDVVIGELAGLAAARALGWPGRRIAAAALPAAAMRALGVEASLAEIARAGRGRALPVPPDADADAAILFTSGSTGPAKGAVYTHRQLSSLRNALAEHFDVGPDTGLVTGFAPFALLGPALGTRSATPDMDVSAPRTLTASAVAAAVRASDAGIVFLSPAAVRNVVASADALGSEERAALERVRTFLSTGAPVGTPLLRQAQRLMPNATAHTPYGMTECLLVADVTLPEIEEADASADRGVCVGAPIGRGRVRIAALDARGRATGTPTTDAGVTGEVVISAPHLKRGYFRLHLTDREATRDLDDLRGRWHRTGDVGHLDTAGRLWIEGRLPHVITTSEGPVTPVGIEQDVEAAPGVVRAAAVGVGPVGRQVIAVVIERDPAVRRPGVASAGLTEVVRAATALPIAAVLVVPALPTDIRHNSKIDRSRLARWAERVLAGEKPTAP
- a CDS encoding 3-oxoacyl-ACP synthase III, with translation MPGNATTRFDDVALVSVASVLPSRVTTSDDIEERLAPALSRLKLKPGLLRRVAGVVERRNWAEGESSDEATIAAGKQALAEAGVDPSEIGLIINTSVTRKHLEPSVAVRLHHGLGLPSSAINFDVANACLGFINGMSLAAGMIQSGQVKYALIVNGEDADEIQVNTINRLVREDLDRDAFMQEFASLTLGSGAAAAVLGRASDHPEGHRIVGGVTRAATQFYDLCVGSVDGMFTDAKALLKGGLDLVVSAWKEARGEFSWTGMDRYITHQVSSVHTSAIVRAAKLDRGRVPVTYPHLGNVGPASIPITLAEEQKTLRRGDRVLLMGVGSGLNTGMLELAW